One window of the Nicotiana tabacum cultivar K326 chromosome 4, ASM71507v2, whole genome shotgun sequence genome contains the following:
- the LOC107816773 gene encoding UPF0496 protein 1-like, with protein sequence MGNQCARPQNQTPPSSPPVPAGLPATRPETSSNSDVSPDLSSYQSACEEDPELQRFDSALQARTSLALNSIAVNMDHRSLSLDSLREVTLCFLDMNQGVVNFILESKKDIWKDPDLFDLVKDYLESSIHIMNFCSSLDDSLERARTSQSIILVALTKFENESSANEVDSKLLFSETLEQLKSFKAAGDPFTAKFFSSFHTVYLQQEALLMKLKSKKSKLDKKLSRVKTWKRVSNIIFATVFVSAIICSIVAAAVTAPPIVTALAAAASVPLGTVGKWINSMWKKYEDELKREREILTSMQAGSFVVIQDLEHIRVLANKLQIIVEGLLHSADFAIKGTDAVASAMEEVKKNVNGFSETIEVLSQHAKKCNQDIRMARAVILRKIVSQPSSSNQGIGMFFD encoded by the coding sequence ATGGGTAATCAGTGTGCTAGACCCCAAAACCAGACCCCACCATCTTCTCCTCCGGTGCCGGCAGGTTTACCGGCGACACGACCAGAAACAAGCTCAAATTCTGATGTTTCACCAGATCTAAGCTCATACCAATCAGCATGTGAAGAAGATCCGGAACTTCAACGGTTTGATTCAGCTCTTCAAGCAAGAACATCATTAGCACTGAATTCCATAGCTGTTAACATGGACCATAGGTCCCTTTCTCTTGACTCTTTACGTGAGGTTACTTTATGCTTCTTAGATATGAACCAAGGGGTTGTCAATTTCATTCTTGAAAGCAAAAAAGATATTTGGAAAGACCCTGATTTATTTGATCTTGTTAAGGATTACCTTGAAAGCAGCATTCACATTATGAACTTCTGTTCTTCACTTGATGACTCTCTTGAACGTGCACGTACTAGTCAGTCTATAATTCTTGTGGCattgaccaagtttgagaatGAGAGCAGTGCAAATGAAGTGGATTCAAAGCTTCTGTTTTCGGAAACTTTGGAACAGTTGAAGAGTTTTAAAGCTGCTGGTGACCCTTTTACTGCTAAgttcttttcttcatttcacACGGTTTATTTGCAGCAAGAAGCTTTGTTGATGAAATTGAAGTCGAAAAAGAGTAAACTTGATAAGAAATTGAGCAGAGTAAAGACATGGAAGAGAGTTTCTAATATAATTTTTGCTactgtgtttgtttctgctatcaTTTGCTCAATTGTTGCTGCAGCTGTCACAGCGCCACCAATTGTGACGGCGTTAGCAGCTGCGGCCTCAGTGCCATTGGGGACAGTGGGGAAATGGATCAATTCAATGTGGAAGAAGTATGAGGATGAATTGAAGAGGGAGAGGGAGATATTGACTTCGATGCAGGCTGGCAGTTTTGTTGTGATTCAAGACTTGGAGCATATTCGGGTTTTGGCTAATAAATTGCAGATAATTGTTGAGGGGTTGTTGCATAGTGCTGATTTTGCAATTAAGGGAACTGATGCAGTCGCAAGTGCAATGGAAGAGGTCAAGAAGAATGTAAATGGCTTTTCAGAGACCATTGAGGTTTTGAGTCAGCACGCCAAGAAATGTAACCAGGATATTAGGATGGCACGAGCAGTGATCTTGCGGAAGATTGTCAGTCAACCCAGTAGCTCGAATCAGGGCATTGGTATGTTCTTTGATTGA